A genomic region of Synechococcales cyanobacterium T60_A2020_003 contains the following coding sequences:
- a CDS encoding transposase, with product MFCHTKNGHHCGQHQKWWGQLEEDAGMTELGNSVPANYDEAWKAAIEQYFEAFVAFFFPVAHQAIDWQRGFEFLDQELQQIVRDAEAGTRYVDKLLKVWRKDGVEAWLLLHVEIQSQRDGDFAKRMYVYHYRIFDRYEQEVVSLAVLGDDQPTWRPQEYSYGRWGCEMRLKFPIVKLLDYSWEVLEASNNPFAAVVMAHRQTQNTTQDAQARLEWKLRLIQQLYRRGYRRQDILEIFLVLDRMMRLPESLELVFREEIKRFEEENLMPYISSIEQIGRQEGRIEERHDIIRDLLVSRFGVLDEALEAIIQPLSELSTAEFASSLLPLSTLSREALLDRFGQNTMH from the coding sequence ATGTTCTGTCATACTAAAAACGGACACCACTGCGGGCAGCATCAAAAGTGGTGGGGTCAGTTGGAAGAGGATGCAGGCATGACCGAATTGGGAAATAGCGTTCCCGCAAATTACGATGAAGCCTGGAAAGCGGCGATTGAGCAGTATTTCGAGGCATTTGTGGCGTTCTTTTTCCCGGTTGCGCATCAAGCGATCGATTGGCAACGCGGCTTTGAGTTTTTGGATCAGGAGTTGCAGCAAATTGTCCGGGATGCGGAGGCGGGCACCCGCTATGTGGATAAACTCCTCAAGGTTTGGCGCAAGGATGGTGTGGAAGCCTGGTTACTTTTGCATGTCGAGATCCAGAGCCAGCGGGATGGGGATTTTGCCAAACGGATGTATGTCTACCATTACCGGATCTTCGATCGCTATGAACAGGAGGTGGTGAGTCTGGCCGTTTTGGGGGATGACCAGCCAACCTGGCGACCGCAGGAATATAGCTATGGGCGCTGGGGTTGTGAGATGCGCTTGAAATTCCCGATCGTCAAGCTGCTGGATTACAGTTGGGAAGTGCTGGAAGCGAGCAACAATCCCTTTGCGGCGGTGGTAATGGCACATCGACAAACCCAGAACACAACCCAGGATGCCCAGGCGCGGTTGGAATGGAAGCTACGCCTAATTCAGCAGCTTTACCGACGCGGCTATCGCCGACAGGATATCCTAGAGATATTTCTGGTGTTGGATCGGATGATGCGGTTGCCGGAGTCACTGGAACTGGTGTTTCGGGAAGAAATTAAGCGATTTGAAGAGGAAAATCTGATGCCTTATATCAGTAGTATTGAGCAAATTGGGCGGCAAGAGGGGCGCATCGAAGAGCGGCATGATATTATTCGCGATCTCTTGGTTAGTCGCTTTGGGGTGCTGGACGAAGCTTTAGAGGCGATTATCCAGCCGTTGAGCGAGCTTTCTACAGCGGAATTTGCGAGTTCACTGTTGCCACTCTCGACCCTGTCGAGAGAAGCGCTGCTGGATCGCTTTGGACAAAACACGATGCATTGA